Proteins from one Acropora muricata isolate sample 2 chromosome 9, ASM3666990v1, whole genome shotgun sequence genomic window:
- the LOC136927467 gene encoding uncharacterized protein: protein MEKPRRVSYAGFAVQPRRNIDRLRPTVAIIGGGVGGCCSALELARTGKLNIFLLEKNRELMRESSDATPGRLGLGFHYSDKATALRFLHVTVDFIKRFGRFRQEITRKQSHPLRRGRYFIMKNSLVSVQDILKVYDAIKQEYAKMVRKDPTCEVLGPPDDIYRIMESHEFEENVHIEEVAMGIETAEELLDWPRLREYIINQITERKENRVSVMTNTKVVAITAREGGGYILEGLNTYHGGAAKISADFVVNSSWYNISKFNQLLGISSACSKRCNRFKAIATVQLPKELVNLPSMFFCMGPFCMFSNKGNGIGMITFAPETNIAVTSSSPDELESDLHQVLHYLSEDEKLAKGKRIVKGVSKFIPQMRDVKLTKVAIGVIQTFLDEDTIDHGFKIGNLDFIHDPTTGGISKRNYSGVEEPIPGYIINACMKLIYCFDNAKLVKDAIVRRSRQF, encoded by the exons ATGGAAAAACCACGCAGAGTCAGTTACGCAGGTTTCGCAGTTCAACCACGAAGGAATATCGACCGGCTACGTCCAACTGTTGCGATCATTGGGGGAGGCGTCGGGGGGTGTTGCTCTGCTCTCGAGTTGGCACGGACTGGGAAActgaacatttttcttttggaGAAAAATCGAGAACTGATGAGAGAAAGCAGCGATGCCACACCAGGACGCTTAGGGCTTGGTTTTCACTATTCTGACAAAGCTACGGCACTGCGATTTTTGCATGTCACTGTAGACTTCATCAAACGGTTTGGAAGGTTTCGACAAGAGATCACTCGAAAGCAGTCTCATCCACTGCGGAGAGGAAGATATTTCATTATGAAAAATTCTTTGGTCTCTGTACAAGACATCTTGAAGGTTTATGATGCCATCAAGCAGGAATACGCCAAAATGGTGAGAAAAGATCCGACTTGTGAAGTATTAGGCCCGCCAGATGATATTTATCGAATAATGGAGTCGCACGAATTTGAAGAAAACGTGCACATTGAGGAAGTAGCAATGGGGATTGAAACGGCAGAAGAGTTGCTAGACTGGCCTCGACTTAGAGAGTATATCATCAATCAAATAACGGAGAGAAAAGAGAACAGGGTCTCCGTGATGACAAACACGAAAGTTGTGGCCATAACTGCTCGCGAAGGCGGTGGTTATATCTTAGAAGGCCTTAACACATATCATGGAGGCGCAGCAAAGATCTCAGCTGATTTTGTTGTAAACTCTTCTTGGTATAACATATCTAAATTCAACCAATTACTGGGTATCTCCTCCGCTTGCAG taAGAGGTGTAACCGTTTCAAAGCCATAGCAACTGTACAGCTTCCTAAAGAGCTTGTTAATCTTCCATCCATGTTTTTCTGTATGGGTCCTTTCTGCATGTTCTCTAACAAAGGCAATGGAATAGGGATGATCACATTCGCTCCAGAGACAAACATCGCTGTAACCAGTAGTTCCCCGGATGAATTGGAATCTGATTTGCATCAAGTTCTTCACTACCTCTCAGAGGACGAGAAATTGGCCAAGGGAAAGCGAATTGTGAAAGGCGTGTCCAAGTTTATTCCCCAAATGCGAGATGTGAAGCTAACAAAGGTAGCCATCGGAGTAATCCAGACTTTCTTGGATGAAGACACGATTGATCATGGTTTTAAAATCGGAAACTTGGATTTCATTCACGATCCGACCACTGGTGGAATTTCTAAAAGGAATTACAGTGGAGTCGAGGAGCCAATCCCAGGCTACATCATAAATGCTTGCATGAAGCTCATCTACTGCTTTGACAATGCGAAACTTGTTAAAGACGCCATTGTCAGAAGGTCTCGTCAATTTTAA
- the LOC136929087 gene encoding 52 kDa repressor of the inhibitor of the protein kinase-like, with protein MITSFKYTVFALEVIAHNMHHDECPEQFYGCWQTKTRTDASGLLKAISDFDFIVTFICAYSCLSHMSGLTVKLQKKTNDIFKAFLMVTEVKATYKRLRANLPTHSDEIYDQAVTMAEKVGVAPTAPRIAERQRHRANAPAVDPKEHYRVNVAVPFFDHIISEPDDQFSSLTLRLSKLLGLVPSVIQESRVTAQQLTDLVDLYKGDLPSPQLFSSEFQRWKIMVQNGRIAADSCASSLKACDPDDFPNLYMLLKIAATLPVTTCECGRSISTMRRLNNYMRCTMGESRLSSLTLMHIKYDMPVNVEEIVNLFEGLHPRMMQFASLLYE; from the coding sequence ATGATCACGTCTTTCAAATATACAGTGTTTGCGTTGGAGGTCATAGCTCACAACATGCACCACGATGAGTGTCCTGAGCAGTTCTACGGCTGTTGGCAAACAAAAACCCGAACAGATGCTTCGGGACTCCTGAAAGCCATTTCTGACTTTGATTTTATCGTAACCTTCATCTGCGCCTACTCATGCCTCTCCCACATGTCAGGTCTCACTGTTAAGCTTCAGAAGAAGACAAACGATATCTTCAAAGCTTTTTTGATGGTTACGGAGGTGAAGGcaacttacaaacgtcttcgCGCCAATCTTCCCACTCACTCTGACGAGATCTACGATCAAGCCGTAACCATGGCAGAGAAAGTAGGAGTTGCTCCCACAGCCCCTAGAATCGCAGAAAGACAGCGACACCGTGCCAATGCTCCAGCTGTTGACCCAAAAGAGCACTATAGGGTCAATGTCGCAGTGCCTTTCTTTGATCACATCATTTCAGAACCGGATGACCAGTTCTCAAGCTTAACACTAAGGCTCAGTAAGCTGCTTGGGCTAGTGCCCTCTGTTATTCAGGAAAGTCGGGTCACTGCTCAGCAGCTTACTGATTTAGTGGATCTTTATAAAGGTGATCTGCCCTCTCCTCAGCTATTTTCCTCTGAATTTCAGAGGTGGAAAATCATGGTTCAGAACGGGCGAATTGCTGCTGATTCCTGTGCCTCGTCACTAAAAGCATGTGATCCTGACGACTTCCCTAACTTGTACATGCTCCTGAAAATTGCTGCGACCCTACCAGTGACCACTTGTGAATGTGGACGTTCCATAAGCACAATGAGGCGGTTGAACAATTACATGAGGTGCACCATGGGAGAGAGTCGGCTCTCCTCCCTGACTCTAATGCATATCAAATATGATATGCCTGTCAATGTGGAGGAGATCGTCAATTTATTCGAGGGCCTACACCCGAGGATGATGCAGTTTGCCAGCTTGTTGTATGAATAG